In the genome of Megachile rotundata isolate GNS110a chromosome 16, iyMegRotu1, whole genome shotgun sequence, the window AAAGGATACAGATGATCTTATTTGATTTGAGTCATGCTATATCAAAATCAATACCTGGGAAATGCAAATCATTTGAAAGTAAACACATTAGTGATTTGGAAGAATGGATAGCAGAGTATGCAAATCAATTACCTCCTCAAGAAACTTACATTATTCcggtaaaaataaattacatctactttctattttattaaataatttatctttatTTGATTCTATGTATTCGTATTAGGGTGGTGGCAAAGCTTGTTCCACACTGCATTCAGCTAAAGCAATATGTAGACGCGTAGAGAGAAATGTTGCAACTTTGGTTCAAGATGGTTCAGTAAATAAAGAAgcacaaatatatttaaataaattacaaaacttcCTATTAACAACATCGCGAATTGCAGCCAAATGTGATCAACGTACAGAAAACATATATATTCCTAGAGGAGAAGTTGAAAAAAacgaaacaaattaaaatataagcTGTGTCAGAAGAATCCATAGAATGCCATTTTTCAATATCTTTTTTAGATAAACGCTAGCATTTGCAAACAGCCAAAAACTGTATGGAGAAATTCTACAGTAATATCTATGTATATTGTTATGCTTTGAAAATATAAAcatgttgtaaatattttttaatcaagTTATGCATCAATTAttgattgtattgtattatttgtattaaaaatgtacatagtAATTACAGACCATATTAAGTAattcaaagtttctaataaaGTATAATGATAAGATATGATCTTAAAATACAACAGATATATCTTGTTCTTTGAGGTATTGTTATGTGGAACGATTATAATTAAAAGAATGTTTAGTTACTTTTggtaaataattatacataatttaactaaatttcttttgatgatttattaaataacatacCTAaacatgttataaataatttacagtTATACTGCTTATGCATATGGTAACAATTCGTTAAATAGAAATTCAACATTTTGTACCGAATGTatgatagaaaaatatttatgaaagaaaTATTGTTGTAAATAAATGTGTAGCCTTCAACATGGCAGTAAAACGCAGAAAAGCTGAtgtattaaattgtattaaatgacTGCAAAATTATAATGATTAAAATAACATTCAGTTCAAATCATTATTTATTCTAAAACTTCATCGCCTTCAACAACTTCCTTTAAATTAAGTAATTCCAATAGTCCAGACCCTTTTGTTTCAGATCTAACTAATTCACTTATTTCTCTATAATGACCAGGAtcaattaaacaaattaaatctAAGGTTCCATTATCCCATTCTTCTGTTTCTatctttgttattaatttaattattttatcccTTAATTTTTTGGCCTCTTTGCCTGAAACCAAGACTCTGAGCCTCATCTGAGCTCTTTCTAATGGCATTATAGCTTTTAGTTGTGGAATTACATCTAATGCTTGTTGTTTTGCATTTCGATTGGGCTTTACAGAAAAATGCACATCTTTCATAGCTTTCTCTATCATAGTTACTGGATATGGACGTTTAGTTTCTGGATTAACACATTTATCGGCAACAGTTGTTGCAATGTCTTTGAACATCGAATCTAATGCAGAATGTCTTTCCTTATCAGAAACTTGGAGTTCGCCTTTTGTTAAGATCTCCTTACAAATTTCTGTTGGATTGTCTGTACCGAAAGCTTTTACGAGATCTTCTTTCTTTGCTACCTGACCTtttgaaacatttataaatacTGTGTGTGTCTGTAAGACTTCATCAATATCTTTTTCTCTGAAATGTAATATCGTCAtcacaattattaaataattttagaatcgTATTGGTCATAAAAAGAGATTGAAATGTCTTTTTGACAGAATACGTCAAGaagacaaaataaaatttgtaggttatgtgTTGAAACGACATTTATTAAGTAATATACGTTGTCATTTTGATGGACTGTCAAAGACTTACAGTTTATTCCTCCATGAAACTACTTTGTTCCTATAACAAGCAATCTCAAATCGTTTTCCTGCTTTTTTCATACGAACTACTGCAACGTTGGTTAATCTTATTTGATTCGTTGGTGTGAAAATTTTCGACATTTTTAATAGTAAATGTACTTATAAcactaatatttttttaagaaaatataatatgcACTTCGCAAAATTACGCACAattgttgtaaaatttataCTGTATatcttacatatttttataagtcGAAAGCACAGAGTTGCGAACGATTTCGAACTCTCGATTTATAATCGAATCGCTGAAACATCCATCTTCCTTTGTATTATcgataaattttgaatatttcgtggcttttttatgtatttagatTTTCTTTTACTGCAATTGTCTTTTAAATTATCTGTTTCGGTTAATTTCTTCACatagaatgtttaaaaatagaataaaatgtagaaatcaaaaaacaaaataatttataaacaaatacaaatatatttaatcgCATATGCTTGATTTATATTTATGCGATCATCGATTTCAGTTACAATCGAtgtaacaattatatttatatacaaacaTATACCATTTATAGTTacgtaatcatttttaattaaaaaaaaattataaatttaaagccATAAATATATCTCCCtaaatagtttttattttaattgtaccAATAATAAAACACGTTACATTTATTCAAAGTTATGCGATTTttttataatgtaataaaatttgacatATTTGATACATTAAATTCATAGCCAAAAATAACTTTTTTCggataattacaataatacacaactaaaactttataattaattatttcaattacatttcgcaaatttaaaaaattaacgcgggaaaaagtatagtaatgacGTCATTGTACGATAAGCAGAATCGCGGTATGCGCACGCCGTGGttatgcgcatgcgcagattGCCCGCTACGTTAGACTGTATCGAACATGGCGGCGGCGAGCGTGATGCCGTTAGAAGTGCGTGAAAAATGATCGTTTTTTCGTGGTTCAAAC includes:
- the LOC100880565 gene encoding corrinoid adenosyltransferase MMAB, producing MEVIRSVWKKPLLVYKVGLRSSFRNSNSSSSAPKVTKRVDVSIKDDDLQIPNAEIDFSSQNDTTFNALVSTEELLAQIGLAREFATDSKVEHPYVDKLKRIQMILFDLSHAISKSIPGKCKSFESKHISDLEEWIAEYANQLPPQETYIIPGGGKACSTLHSAKAICRRVERNVATLVQDGSVNKEAQIYLNKLQNFLLTTSRIAAKCDQRTENIYIPRGEVEKNETN
- the Sbds gene encoding SBDS ribosome maturation factor gives rise to the protein MSKIFTPTNQIRLTNVAVVRMKKAGKRFEIACYRNKVVSWRNKLEKDIDEVLQTHTVFINVSKGQVAKKEDLVKAFGTDNPTEICKEILTKGELQVSDKERHSALDSMFKDIATTVADKCVNPETKRPYPVTMIEKAMKDVHFSVKPNRNAKQQALDVIPQLKAIMPLERAQMRLRVLVSGKEAKKLRDKIIKLITKIETEEWDNGTLDLICLIDPGHYREISELVRSETKGSGLLELLNLKEVVEGDEVLE